A region of the Streptococcus suis genome:
AATCTTTGGTCAGGAAAATTTTCCCATCCTTTATAATCAATGCAGTGGCACGGACACCGAAAATCTGGTTGTCAACTTTGGTTCTAAAATCCATTTATCCTTCTCTTTTCTAAAATTTCGTCCAGATATGGAACTAAGTTTTTCTTATTTTTATCGCTAGGGGCTAACCATAGAAAATCTGTATGTTCTTCTGGGTCAAGAAGAATGGTTTTTATCTGTTCTGTAAGTGTTCCTTCATAGACCAGCCTTGTAAACACCGTCTGTTTTTCTTCATCAAACTGACTATCTTCATGGATAATGATCAGATTTTCCTTTTCTATCGAAATACCTGTTTCTTCAAAACACTCTCTCACTGCAGCATCACGGGGTAACTCATTCTCCTCGACACGACCGCCTGGAATGTCCCAATATCGAGGAAAAACATTGGGTTTGCCACGCTTAATCTGCGAACGTTGAATAATCAAGTGGCTGTCTGCAACAGTGAGCAAGACATGGGCAATCAATTTAACAGGCATGGTTTCCTCCGCTACTTTAGTTGTCTTTGTTCATAAAATGCTTTAGTTGTCCGTCCCATTTGGCTAGCTCGGTCTTAAGAAAGGCTGGATTGAGATCCAGTTTCTCTAAGTTCGCAAAAGTAACCCATTCACACTGGCGAACAGAATTCCCTTCTTCCAGATTGGTAGCTGGATTAGACAGTGGGGTAACTATATAGAGAAATTCAATCTGATGATAGGATTTCTCCTGTAAGGTGAACTGATTTTCGACGATAAAAGCCAGTGGTCCAACCTCCACATCAATTCCGATTTCTTCTTTCATTTCTCGTTGCACAGCCTCTTCGGTTGTTTCGCCAAGCTGAATAGCTCCACCCAAAGTGTAGTATAGCCCTTCAGGCGACTTAACAAGATATAACTTCTCATCTTGTACCACCAAGCCCGTTGCACGAACACCGAAGATTTGATTGTCGTGTCTCGTTCTGAAATCCATCTTCTCTCCCCTATAGCAAAAAACAGCCAAAACTCTCGAAAACTGCAGGACAAAAAAGCCTACAATTCCCATGAGCTTTGACCATCATGATAATTGTTACTCTTATTCTATCAAAAGATTTGTAGAATTTCAAATCTGGTGTTACGTTAACGTTTCAATGTATTCTAAGCCCCAAGCCTCAACAGCATCCAGCACCGAACGAAATTTTTCGCCCATTTCAGTCAAGCTATACTCTACACGAGGGGGGACTTCTGCATAGACCGTGCGACTAATAATGCGATCCTCCTCCAATTGTCTAAGGTGCCTTGTTAACATGGTTTGAGTAATACCTGGAATCAGTCGCTGTAATTCATTGAAGCGTTTCGTTCCTGTACTGAGTTGGTAGATAATCACCAATCCCCACTTACCAGTCAAGACTTTTTGTGTTGTTGCAAAAGGGCAAATACCATATTCACTAACTTTTTTCAAAAAAATTCTCCTTTATTTATCACAATAGTATCACTTTTGATACTAACGAATGCAAAAGTACCTACTTGCATAATGGAATGCTTCAGCTATAATTGTACTATATCAAAAAAATTGGAGGACATCAAATGTCAACAAACTTGGAAATTTTTAATGCCTATAACAATGCTCTCATCGCTGGTGATTTTGCAGCTCTTTTTGAAACAATGGCTAATGACATTATCTGGCATCAACCCGGAAATCATTCAACATCTGGTGCTAAAATTGGTAAGGAAGTACTCGGAGCACATCTAGCAACTTTCGCCGAAAAAACAAATGGAACTTTCAAAGTAGTGACAAACTGGGTATCCGATAATGATACTCTTGTTGCCGCTAACGTAACATTCCTCGGTACTCGAACAGATGGTGAAGAACTAAACATGAATGGCATCGATCTTTTCCGTATGGAAGATGGCAAAATCAAGGAAGTTTGGCTCTTCTCAGCCGACCAAAAAGCCGAAGATACTTTCTGGGGATAAGATAAAAAGCTCAGCACGAGAGTGCTAAGCTTTTATTTTTGATTAAATATACTGACAAGCCTCTCCATCTTTATAGGCCATGTCGATCATGCCACCACCCAGACATTCTTGTCCATCGTAGAAAACAACGGCTTGTCCTGGCGTGATGGCTCGCTGTGGCTCTGCAAAGATAACTTCTGCCTTATCACCTTTCACCTTGACAGTCACTTGACTGTCTGGTTGACGGTAGCGGAACTTAGCTGTGCATTCTAGCGTGAATTCTTCAGGCATATCACGTGTAAAGTGTACTTGACTAGCCTGTAAAGAAGTTGACATCAAGGACTCATGGTAGAATCCTTGTCCGACATAGAGGATATTTTGAGACAGGTTTTTTCCGACAACAAACCAAGGCTCATTATCCCCACCGATTTGTCCTCCGATACCAAGCCCGCCCCGCTGACCAATCGTATAGTACATAAGACCAGTATGCTCTCCCATGTCACGACCGTCAACGGTCATCATCCGACCGGGCTGGGCTGGCAAATACTGCCCTAGAAATTCTTTGAAATTCTTCTCACCAATAAAGCAAATTCCTGTCGAGTCCTTCTTTTTAGCGGTCGCCAAGCCTGCTCGCTCTGCTATTTCCCTAACCTGTGGCTTTTGTAAATGGCCGAGCGGAAACATGGTTTTCTGCAACTGTTCCTGTGATAGCTGGCTGAGGAAATAGGTCTGGTCCTTGCCATTGTCTGCCCCACGTAGCATATGGACAGTGCCGTCCTCGTCGCGTGATACCTGAGCGTAGTGACCTGTCGCCACATAGTCCGCACCCAAGTTCATAGCGTAATCCAAGAAAGCCTTGAACTTGATTTCCTTATTACACATGACATCTGGATTGGGTGTGCGTCCTGCCCGATACTCTGCTAGGAAGTACTCAAATACGCGGTCCCAGTACTCTTTTTCAAAGTTGACAGAGTAGTAAGGAATGCCGATTTGGTCTGCCACTGCAGCCACATCCTTGTAATCTTCTGTTGCTGTACAGAAGCCATTTTCATCCGTGTCGTCCCAGTTTTTCATGAAGATGCCGATCACATCGTAGCCCTGCTCCTTGAGCAAGAGAGCCGTAACCGATGAATCTACACCGCCACTCATACCGACAACAACACGGGTTTTCGAATTGTCGATTGACATAATCTTCTCCCATCTTTTCGTAGAAATAACGATTTGAAGGTCGTATTCCAAAATTTTTTCAAAAAACGATTTGAAGGTCGATTTTGAACAACTTGTATTATACCACACATAAGGGAGAAGAAACAGGAATTTGGTATTGAAAACCCATTCATCTAGGCATATTCCCTAACTAGAAAATTTGGTATAATAAGGATAAGAAAAAAATACGAGGCAAATTATGAGCAACTTAAAATTTCAGTCTGTCTTTGATATTATCGGGCCTGTTATGATTGGTCCATCTTCTAGTCACACAGCTGGGGCGGTCCGCATTGGGAAAATTGTGTCTTCCATCTTTGGTGATGAACCAACCGAGGTCGAATTTCAACTTTACAACTCCTTTGCCAAGACCTATCGTGGTCACGGTACGGATGTAGCCTTAGTTGCAGGTATTCTGGGCATGGATACGGATGACCCCCGCATTCCTAACTCTCTTGATATTGCAAGAGAACGAGGCATTAAGGTTTACTGGCGTGTCAACAAGGACAGCAATACCCCACATCCCAATACCACCAGAATCATCATAAAAAACGATAAAAAATCCATCTCAGCCACAGGCGTTTCCATCGGCGGGGGAAACATTCAAGTAACAGAGCTCAACGGCTTCTCTGTCAATCTCAATATGAATACGCCGACTATTATCATCGTTCATCAGGATGTTCCAGGTATGATTGCCAAGGTGACCGATGTTCTTTCTAAGTATGACATCAATATCGCCCAAATGAACGTGACACGTGAACAAGCTGGCGAAAAAGCCATTATGATTATCGAAGTGGATGCTCGCCAGTGTGAAAATTCTATTGCAGAAATTGAAAAAATTCCCCACTTGCACAATGTTACCTTCTTCAACTAGAAAGAGAAAGACATGTTTTATACTATCGAAGAATTAGTTCAGCAAGCAGACAACTTTTCTGGTAATGTAGCTGAACTCATGATCGCTACTGAAATTGAATTGACCGGTCGTAGTCGCGAAGAAATATTGACAATTATGTCAAGAAACTTGACAGTTATGAAAGCCTCCATCGTGGATGGACTAACTGAAAGCAAATCCGTATCTGGTTTAACAGGAGGCGATGCTGCCAAGTTAGATGCCTATATGAAATCTGGTAAAACCCTGTCAGATTCCGCTGTCCTATCCGCCGCAAGAAATGCAATGGCTGTCAACGAATTGAATGCCAAAATGGGCTTAGTCTGTGCCACTCCCACTGCTGGATCTGCTGGCTGTCTACCAGCTGTGCTAGGAGTTGCTATTGAAAAGCTCAATTTGACAGAAGAACAGCAACTTGACTTCCTATTTACAGCTGGGGCCTTTGGTCTGGTCATTGCCAACAACGCCTCCATCTCAGGTGCAGAAGGAGGCTGTCAGGCAGAAGTCGGATCTGCCTCTGCTATGTCTGCCGCAGCCCTGACACTGGCAGCAGGTGGAACTCCCTACCAAGCCAGCCAAGCCATCTGCTTTGTCATAAAAAATATGCTGGGTCTGATTTGCGATCCCGTCGCTGGTCTGGTAGAAGTCCCTTGTGTCAAACGTAATGCAATGGGAGCAAGCTATGCCATGGTAGCTGCTGATATGGCACTGGCAGGAATTGAATCAAAAATTCCTGTAGATGAGGTTATCAATGCCATGTACCAAGTTGGCTCTACCCTACCAACTGCCTTCCGTGAAACTGCCGAAGGTGGCCTTGCAGCTACACCGACGGGTCGTCGCCTGGCTCAAGAAATTTTTGGGGAGGATTGACAATAATGTAAACCAAAAAGGACCCTAACGGTCCCTTTTCTTATTGTTTGGTGAAAGTGAGTTTATCTAGAGTTGTATCATTGGCATCAATTTCTGTCAAAGTAAGAGTTGGACCATTCAGGGAATATGTATCTGCTTCACCGTCAATATAGGCAAGTTTTTTATCTAAGTCAAAAATCACTTGTTCTATATCCTGGTCCCCATCATTGTCAACTTCTGTCAATGTAGCTTGATTTCCTTTTACAGTCAATGTGTAGGCATCATTGCCAGATGTAGCTGTATAAGTGCCATCTAATTCAGAAGTGTCAACTAACTTTACACCGTAACTTGTTGCTAGTTGACTAGCAGAAGTTGTATTTACTGATGAGGCTGATGATGCATTAGCTTGTGCTATTTCCTGTTGATTGTCATCATCATCTGCAATTCCAACTTGTCGCTCAATTTGATCTCCTAATGCCTCTAGTTTATTTTCATACACCTCTGCAGCGACAAAGCCAATCGTAGTAAGTGCCAAGGCACCAACTGACAATAAGATAATCGATTTCTTACTCATGCCTGTAACCTTCTGTTTGACTGATTCCCAGACACCTGTTTTCTTATTTTCTGCCACTTCAATAATTTCTTGTTGTTGATTGTTATTTTCCATTTTGTCCTCTTTTTAACTTGTTTTCTTCAGCTCTTGCTGATAAGTCTATTATAGAGGATAGTTTTTAACACTTTAGATAAACTTTCTAAACAAATTCTAAACACTTATAAATTAATCATTAAGACGATAGCCTGCTCCCCAGACAGTCTCAATCAAATCGGCTCCCAATTTATCTCGGAGCCGATTGACATGAACAGCAACTGTCGCACTATCTCCAACATAGTCATATCCCCAAATGGTTTCAAACAAGTGATCTTTAGAGAATACTCGGTTAGGGTGTTTTGCTAAATAAACCAGCAATTCAAATTCACGATTGGGCAATTTGATTTCCTGACCATCCAAAGTCACCTTCCAATTATCCAAGAAAATAGTCATATTCCCAACTGTTAATTCATTCTGATCATTATCCTTTTGAAAACGCTGGTAGCGAGCCAAATGAGCCTTTACACGCGCCACCAACTCCATAGGATCAAAAGGTTTGCTGATGTAATCATCCGCTCCCAAGCCTAGTCCTCTCACCACGTCCATGGTTTCTTGCTTGGATGTAACCATCAAAATAGGAAAGTCCACCTTATCCCGTAAATCACGACAAAGATCGTAGCCAGTTTTATTTGGGAGCATGACATCCAGCATTAAAAGAGCATAATCCTCTTTTTTGAGTTGGTCCTCTACAAGACCACCGTCATGTACCAAATCTACTTGGTAGCCCTGCATTTCCAGATAATCTCGCTCCAAATAAGCAATCTCTACATCGTCTTCTGCGATTAAAATCCGTGTCATTTCATATCCTTTCTAGGTAATCTGAAGATAAATCGAAGTCCTGGAGTTGCCTCAACAGACACTCGACCTCCTAAGCGTTCGATAATATTTTTTACAATGGCTAGACCTAGACCATGGCCTTCTACTTGCTGTCTGGTATCGTCTGCCCTGTAAAATTCTTCAAAAATCAAGTCAAATCTATTCTTTTCTACACCATTTCCGTTATCTGTAAAAGTCCAAACAACTTCTTGCTCCTGCATTTGTCCAGTAATACTGATTATCAAGGGCTTTACAGCGGCATATTTTCGTGCATTGTCCACCAGATTATCTAGAATTCTACGAAATTGAATTGGGTCAATCTCAACTGGTAATCCATCCGATACTTCCAAACTAAACCGAATGTCCTCATCTACTAATTCCTCAGTTTTCTCGCTTACATAGGACTGTAAAAAGATAGCCAAATCAAGCTTGACTTTATCAAACGGCATTTTATCTGTTTGTAATTGTGAAAAGGCAAATAATTTTTCCAGTAATTTCTCCATCACCTGAGATTTTTGATAGATAACAGTCAAATACTGATTACGTTTTTCATCCGTATTGGCAATACCATCCAAAATTCCCTTGGCATAACCTTTGATAGAAGTCAAGGGAGTCCGCAAATCATGCGAAATATCTGCGACCATCTGGGTTCGATTTTGTTCATACAGTCGATTTTTCTCACGGGCATCTAACAAAGAAGTCTGCATTTGATTGAACCCTTGGGTCAATTCTTCAAATTCCTTATCACCTTGATAGGTCAGAGGTACTGTATAATCTCCCTGCTGGATACGTTCTACACCGCTGTGCAATTCCTCCAGAGGACGCATGATAACCCCTAGGAGACGGCGAGTAAAGAAGAAGTTAAGCACCACTACGACCACGATACCTATTCCACCAACTAACAAAAGCTGTATCAGGAAGGCTTGAAATTCTTGGCTTTCTTGCTGGTCTTCCAAATCTTCTAACAAGGCATATAAATAATAAACTTGCCCATCCGTGGCGAGTTTACGGCTAATCACAATTTCTCCATCTACATAGGAGGTGTGAGTAGTTGATGATACTGTCACTCCCAATATCTCATCCGCATCATCTTTCAGATTTGAAAAGACAGCCTCACCATTACTTTCTACATAGAGTCGTGCATCATTCGATGCTAACTCATCTGCCAATACTGCAAAATCTGATCCCGAAAACTTTTCCAAACTCTGTTGACTACTTGCTGTCTTCTGGCTAGTGGACTGCCATGTTTCTTGGTTACGATAAATGCTATTAACCACATAAACACTTACCCCCAGCATAGCAACCAAGGAAAAAATAAGCATAATCATATTTAATCGAAAAATTCGTTTTTGTAATTTCATAGTTCTTCTTTTCTAGTCAATTTTTTCACAATTATAAACAAAACAACCCTATCTGTAAAGCTAGACAACTTTCAACAATAGAAAAAAGTCTAGCATCGTGCTCAATGTCATTAAGTTAACTAACCTATCACGTTTTGTGGTGGGTTAGTTTTTATGTTACACTAAAAATAAAAAGGGAAAAGTCATGCTAGATCAGATTAAAGCTCATTTACTTGATAGTATTAACGACATCGTTTCTAGTGCCAATCAGTTTGTGCTTCATCCTGAAAAAGATTTTAGTCGGCAAAGTCAGCTAACTATGAAAACCATGATTCAAGCCATACTGACCATGGGTGGTAATACCTTAGCCAAAGAGCTACTTGATTTAGATTTGCCTGTCTCTCAATCTGCCTTTGTTCAACGACGGTATCAGATTAAACACCAAGCTTTTAAAACACTTTTTAGGGATATTACTTCTAAAATTCCAATCTCTGATAATCTCCCTATCCTGGCTGTTGATGGCAGTGATGTGATTCTACCAAGAAATCGTTTTGATAAAACGACCTCTTTTCAAACTGGACCACACCACACTCCTTACAATCTTATTCATATCAATGCTCTTTACAATCTTGAACAAGAGATATATCATGATTTACGGATCCAAGATAATCGAGAGGTTGATGAACGTGCGGCTTTTATTGACATGATGAAGAACTCTTCTTTCAAACAAGCTCTGGTAATAATGGATAGGGGGTATGAATCCTACAATGTCATGGCTCACTGCCAAGAAAGAAATTGGTCCTATATTATTCGTATTCGTGACGGGAATCATTCTATGAAATCAGGATTTAACCTCCCTGACACCCCTTGTTTTGATGAAAAATTTGACCTAAACATCTGTCGGAAACAGACCAATGAGATGAAGCAACAGTATCAAAATTTTCCTAATCACTATCGCTGTTTACCTAATCACACATCCTTTGACTTTCTACCAAGCTCTAGCCGAAAAAGCGACCCAGTTCAGTTTTACGAACTTCATTTTCGAATGGTGCGTCTCGAAATCAAGCCAGGTTTCTTTGAAACTTTGGTGACAAACACCGATTATTCTCCAGAAAAATTAAAAGATCTCTATGCCTACAGATGGGGCATAGAGACCAGTTTTCGTGACCTAAAATACAGTATCGGTCTGACTCATTTTCATGCAAAAAAGAAGGAAGGGATTCTCCAAGAAATCTACGCTCGCTTTATCAATTTTAATGTTTGTAAATGGCTAACCTCACACGTTGCTATTAAAACATCAAAGTTAAAACAGGCTTATAAAATTTGTTTTTCAGACGCTGTTTATGCCTGTCGAAAATTTCTTAGAAACAAACTCACTTCCTTCCAATTAGAAACCTACATTGCCAAACATTTATCCATCATCCGACCCAATCGAACGTTCCAAAGAAAGATAAAAAGCAAGGCACCTGTAAGCTTCACTTATAGAGTAACATAATAGTTGAAAAATTGGGTTAAAAAACATCCTTTTTGTGCGCCCTAAATACAAAAACTATTCCCGTTTGGTCATCAATTGCTCGGACGGGAATAGTTCCTTTAATTGTTTAAATGCTTAACTTAATGACATTGAGCATCGTGCTAGACCTCTTCTAATTTATCTTAGTACCAACCATTTGCCAACCAGAAAGCCTTGGCTGCAGACCATGAACCATAGCGACTAGCAACATAAGCATCTGCTACACGCTCTTGGTTTTCTGGTGAGTAATCACCATTCAAGTAAGTATTTGTCAACTGGTAACGACCAATGTAGATACCGTTACGGGCATCATAGCTACCGCTTGATTCCTTCATTGCAATCCATTCTTTTGCTGCTGCATCTTCAGCACTCAAGTTTGAAGAATAGGTGCTAGTTGTTGCTGTTGCAGTAGAAGTTGATGATGTTGTTGTTGATTGAGTTTGTTCAACTGAACTCTCTACTGCCTTCACTGTCACATCACCCAATTCGATAACTTGACCGACATGGATAAAATCTAAGTTGGTAATCTTATTCTGCTCTGCTAATTTTTCAACAGTAGTATTGTATGTTTCAGCAATTTCAGACAGGGTATCACCAGACTTTACAGTATAGGTTTCTGCACTGACTACACCCGCAGTCAAAAGGGAGATTCCCGCTACCAAACCAGCAATAGTTGTTTTTAAGTTTTTCTTTAATGTAATGTTCATAATAGTCACATTCCTTTCTGTCATGTGTCTATCATACCCTCTAACTATTACTTAGACTTTGTGAAATTGTTACAAATATTACAGACAAATTGAGATTAGACGATAAAAACGCTATTTCTAGCGTTTTTTACTCATTTTTTCAATATAAATAAGAGTCCAGCTAAAGCTAACATAACTAAAATTGCTAACGTATCTGCTAACTTCCATTCCAAAATCCGATACTTGGTTCTCCCATCGCCGCCCTGATACCCACGCGCCTCCATCGCCGTTGCAAGAGCGTCTGCCCTCTTAAAACTTGATGCGAATAACGGAATCAAAATAGGAATAACTGATTTTACCTTCTGAATAAGATTTCCCTCATTAAAGTCCACTCCACGAGCTCTCTGAGCATTCATAATCCGAGTGGTATCATCCATCAAGGTCGGTACAAAACGCAAGCTCATGGACAACATCAAACCAATTTCATGCACAGGAACTTTAAATTTTTTCAAAGGTGCAAGCCCCGACTCAATACCATCAGCCAAGCTAAGGGGTGTCGTCGTCAATGTCAATAGGGTTGAGAAGAAAATAATCAAAACAAAGCGAACAAAAATAATCGCCGCCTGTTGCAACCCTTCTACAGATAATTTAAAAATCCAAAATTCCCATAGAATGGTCGCTCCAGGTGTAAAGAAAACCTGGAAGAAAGTTGTAAATAGAATAATTCCTATCATCGGTTTCAAACCATTAATAAAAAATGATAAGCGAATACGAGATAAAACAACCATTCCTAAAACAAATGCTATCAACAAGGCATTGGTTACCAGGTTATTAGCCCAAAAAATCATTAAGAGAAATCCAAACATAGCTAAGAGCTTACTTCTCGGATCCAAGCGATGTAGTATAGAATTTCCCGGAATATAGCGACCTAAAATTAATTTATCCATGTGTCACCATCCCCGTAAATTCTTCAATTGTAATAGGAAGACGTTCAAATACAAAGCCTCTTCTCTCCAAATTAGCTGCAAACTTAGTAATCTTAGGCACTCCCAACTGAATACTCTCTAAAAAATCTACCTCTTGAAAAATATCGACTGGTTTACCAGAACGGACCAGCTTTCCCTTTTCCATAATGTAAACAAAATCAGCATAGTTAGCGACATCATCCATCAAATGAGTTACCAAAACGATTGTCATGCCTGATTCATGAAGCTTTTTGAAAATATCCATCAATTCCTGACGACCCGCAGGATCCAATCCAGCCGTTGGTTCATCCAAAACTAAGATACTTGGTTCCATTGCCAGAATCCCAGCAATAGCTACCCGACGCATTTGACCACCAGATAGTTCAAAAGGACTACGCTCAAACAAGCTTTCATCAATTCCAACCAAGGCCAACTTTTCACGCGCAATCGTTTCAGCCTCTTCCTGAGAAACTCCGAAATTTTGTGGACCAAAAGCAACATCTTTCAAAACTGTCTCATCAAACACTTGACTTTCAGGAAATTGGAACACCAGCCCAACTTTCTTCCTGACTTGCTTAATATCCTTATTTTCAGACGTCGCTGTAATCACAACATCATCAATGACTACTCTTCCTTCTGTTGGTACATTTAATCCATTCAAAAGTTGTAAAATCGTTGATTTGCCCGAACCCGTATGCCCAATAAGGGCCGTGTAAGAGCCATCAACAATCTCCAAATCCACACCAAAAAGCGCACGCCCCTCAAAAGGAGTGCCAGCTTGATAGGTATAGCTTACTTCTTGGAGATCAATTCCCATAAAGTTTCCTCTAATTCTTCCTCTGTAAAATAGCGGAGCGGTAAATCGAGTCCAGTTTGGCGCAAAGATGAAGCCAGTTCTGTCGTAAACGGTCTATCCAAGTCTAAATCTACCAAATCTTCTCGCATAAATAATTCATTTGGAGTGCTAATTGATTCAACCTGTCCATTTTTCATCACGATAACTCGATCACTCAATGCAACCTCATCCAAATCATGTGTTATAGAGATAACCGTCATACCATGACGCTCCTTAATTTCACGGACAATCTTAATCAAGTCGAGACGACCTTCTGGATCCAACATAGACGTAGCCTCATCCAAAATAATAATTTTTGGACGTAAGGCAACCACTCCAGCAATCGCCACCCTCTGCTTCTGACCACCAGATAAACGAGCAGGCTCACGTGTTTTGAAATCAGTCATTCCAACCAATTCCAAAGCTTCGTCAACTCGACTACGCATCTCCTCCAAAGGGATTCCCTGATTCTCTAAACCAAATGCAACATCATCTTCAACTGTAGCGCCTACAAATTGGTTATCTGGATTTTGAAAAACCATACCAATCAAGCGTCGCTTATCCCATACATTATCAATGGTTAAGGCATCACCGTCAATATAAATATCACCGGATTCAGCTTCCAACAAACCATCAATCAAACGAACTGTTGTTGATTTACCCGAACCATTATGTCCAATAATAGACAACCATTCTCCCTGTTTCACGTGAAACGAGACATCATTTAGAGTATATTGCTCATCCTCTTGGTTGTATTTATATTTTAAATTTTTTACTTCAATAATATTCATCATTTAAATGTATCTTTAAACAAGAAGGACGCACCCTTGAAATAATCATAACCTGAATATAGGGTGAAGAAAAGTGCAATATAGAGTGTTATTTGCCCCACGACGTTCCAGTGTAAGAGCAGGAAAATCACTGAAAACATCTGTGAAAATGTTTTAATTTTTCCCGGCATAGCCGCAGCTAGAACTGTTCCTCCATTT
Encoded here:
- a CDS encoding tRNA(5-methylaminomethyl-2-thiouridine)-methyltransferase; translation: MSIDNSKTRVVVGMSGGVDSSVTALLLKEQGYDVIGIFMKNWDDTDENGFCTATEDYKDVAAVADQIGIPYYSVNFEKEYWDRVFEYFLAEYRAGRTPNPDVMCNKEIKFKAFLDYAMNLGADYVATGHYAQVSRDEDGTVHMLRGADNGKDQTYFLSQLSQEQLQKTMFPLGHLQKPQVREIAERAGLATAKKKDSTGICFIGEKNFKEFLGQYLPAQPGRMMTVDGRDMGEHTGLMYYTIGQRGGLGIGGQIGGDNEPWFVVGKNLSQNILYVGQGFYHESLMSTSLQASQVHFTRDMPEEFTLECTAKFRYRQPDSQVTVKVKGDKAEVIFAEPQRAITPGQAVVFYDGQECLGGGMIDMAYKDGEACQYI
- a CDS encoding transcriptional regulator: MKKVSEYGICPFATTQKVLTGKWGLVIIYQLSTGTKRFNELQRLIPGITQTMLTRHLRQLEEDRIISRTVYAEVPPRVEYSLTEMGEKFRSVLDAVEAWGLEYIETLT
- a CDS encoding nuclear transport factor 2 family protein — encoded protein: MSTNLEIFNAYNNALIAGDFAALFETMANDIIWHQPGNHSTSGAKIGKEVLGAHLATFAEKTNGTFKVVTNWVSDNDTLVAANVTFLGTRTDGEELNMNGIDLFRMEDGKIKEVWLFSADQKAEDTFWG
- a CDS encoding DNA-binding response regulator, with amino-acid sequence MTRILIAEDDVEIAYLERDYLEMQGYQVDLVHDGGLVEDQLKKEDYALLMLDVMLPNKTGYDLCRDLRDKVDFPILMVTSKQETMDVVRGLGLGADDYISKPFDPMELVARVKAHLARYQRFQKDNDQNELTVGNMTIFLDNWKVTLDGQEIKLPNREFELLVYLAKHPNRVFSKDHLFETIWGYDYVGDSATVAVHVNRLRDKLGADLIETVWGAGYRLND
- a CDS encoding DNA mismatch repair protein MutT encodes the protein MPVKLIAHVLLTVADSHLIIQRSQIKRGKPNVFPRYWDIPGGRVEENELPRDAAVRECFEETGISIEKENLIIIHEDSQFDEEKQTVFTRLVYEGTLTEQIKTILLDPEEHTDFLWLAPSDKNKKNLVPYLDEILEKRRINGF
- a CDS encoding NUDIX hydrolase; the encoded protein is MDFRTRHDNQIFGVRATGLVVQDEKLYLVKSPEGLYYTLGGAIQLGETTEEAVQREMKEEIGIDVEVGPLAFIVENQFTLQEKSYHQIEFLYIVTPLSNPATNLEEGNSVRQCEWVTFANLEKLDLNPAFLKTELAKWDGQLKHFMNKDN
- a CDS encoding LysM domain-containing protein, with the translated sequence MNITLKKNLKTTIAGLVAGISLLTAGVVSAETYTVKSGDTLSEIAETYNTTVEKLAEQNKITNLDFIHVGQVIELGDVTVKAVESSVEQTQSTTTSSTSTATATTSTYSSNLSAEDAAAKEWIAMKESSGSYDARNGIYIGRYQLTNTYLNGDYSPENQERVADAYVASRYGSWSAAKAFWLANGWY
- the sdaAA gene encoding L-serine ammonia-lyase, iron-sulfur-dependent, subunit alpha, giving the protein MFYTIEELVQQADNFSGNVAELMIATEIELTGRSREEILTIMSRNLTVMKASIVDGLTESKSVSGLTGGDAAKLDAYMKSGKTLSDSAVLSAARNAMAVNELNAKMGLVCATPTAGSAGCLPAVLGVAIEKLNLTEEQQLDFLFTAGAFGLVIANNASISGAEGGCQAEVGSASAMSAAALTLAAGGTPYQASQAICFVIKNMLGLICDPVAGLVEVPCVKRNAMGASYAMVAADMALAGIESKIPVDEVINAMYQVGSTLPTAFRETAEGGLAATPTGRRLAQEIFGED
- a CDS encoding IS4 family transposase — translated: MLDQIKAHLLDSINDIVSSANQFVLHPEKDFSRQSQLTMKTMIQAILTMGGNTLAKELLDLDLPVSQSAFVQRRYQIKHQAFKTLFRDITSKIPISDNLPILAVDGSDVILPRNRFDKTTSFQTGPHHTPYNLIHINALYNLEQEIYHDLRIQDNREVDERAAFIDMMKNSSFKQALVIMDRGYESYNVMAHCQERNWSYIIRIRDGNHSMKSGFNLPDTPCFDEKFDLNICRKQTNEMKQQYQNFPNHYRCLPNHTSFDFLPSSSRKSDPVQFYELHFRMVRLEIKPGFFETLVTNTDYSPEKLKDLYAYRWGIETSFRDLKYSIGLTHFHAKKKEGILQEIYARFINFNVCKWLTSHVAIKTSKLKQAYKICFSDAVYACRKFLRNKLTSFQLETYIAKHLSIIRPNRTFQRKIKSKAPVSFTYRVT
- the sdaAB gene encoding L-serine ammonia-lyase, iron-sulfur-dependent, subunit beta is translated as MSNLKFQSVFDIIGPVMIGPSSSHTAGAVRIGKIVSSIFGDEPTEVEFQLYNSFAKTYRGHGTDVALVAGILGMDTDDPRIPNSLDIARERGIKVYWRVNKDSNTPHPNTTRIIIKNDKKSISATGVSIGGGNIQVTELNGFSVNLNMNTPTIIIVHQDVPGMIAKVTDVLSKYDINIAQMNVTREQAGEKAIMIIEVDARQCENSIAEIEKIPHLHNVTFFN
- a CDS encoding sensor histidine kinase → MKLQKRIFRLNMIMLIFSLVAMLGVSVYVVNSIYRNQETWQSTSQKTASSQQSLEKFSGSDFAVLADELASNDARLYVESNGEAVFSNLKDDADEILGVTVSSTTHTSYVDGEIVISRKLATDGQVYYLYALLEDLEDQQESQEFQAFLIQLLLVGGIGIVVVVVLNFFFTRRLLGVIMRPLEELHSGVERIQQGDYTVPLTYQGDKEFEELTQGFNQMQTSLLDAREKNRLYEQNRTQMVADISHDLRTPLTSIKGYAKGILDGIANTDEKRNQYLTVIYQKSQVMEKLLEKLFAFSQLQTDKMPFDKVKLDLAIFLQSYVSEKTEELVDEDIRFSLEVSDGLPVEIDPIQFRRILDNLVDNARKYAAVKPLIISITGQMQEQEVVWTFTDNGNGVEKNRFDLIFEEFYRADDTRQQVEGHGLGLAIVKNIIERLGGRVSVEATPGLRFIFRLPRKDMK